In Vicugna pacos chromosome 27, VicPac4, whole genome shotgun sequence, one DNA window encodes the following:
- the CTXND1 gene encoding cortexin domain-containing 1 protein gives MEEPTPEPVYVDVDKGLTLACFVFLCLFLVVMIIRCAKVIMDPYSAIPTSTWEEQHLDD, from the coding sequence ATGGAGGAGCCCACGCCTGAGCCCGTCTACGTCGATGTGGACAAGGGACTGACGTTGGCCTGCTTCgtcttcctctgcctcttcctcgtCGTGATGATCATCCGCTGCGCCAAGGTCATCATGGACCCTTACAGCGCCATCCCCACGTCCACCTGGGAGGAGCAGCATCTGGACGACTGA